The following proteins come from a genomic window of Corynebacterium crudilactis:
- a CDS encoding ABC transporter ATP-binding protein: MITLTNVRKEYSSDVAIGPVNLEIPAGGITALVGPNGAGKSTLLTMVGRLLGIDEGNITVASYDVTSTASKDLAKIISILRQENHFVTKLTVRQLVGFGRFPYSKGRLTEEDEVIISRYIDFLNLTELEDRYLDQLSGGQRQRAYVAMVLCQETDYVLLDEPLNNLDIAHSVEMMKHLENAAAQFGRTIIVVLHDINFAARYADYIVAVKHGKIEKEGTPEEIMKDDILSEIFNTPIEVIEGPYGKIACYH; encoded by the coding sequence GTGATTACGTTAACCAACGTCCGCAAGGAATACTCCAGCGACGTAGCAATTGGCCCCGTCAACCTAGAAATCCCAGCCGGTGGAATCACTGCTTTGGTTGGCCCAAACGGAGCAGGCAAGTCAACTTTGTTGACCATGGTTGGCCGACTCTTGGGGATTGATGAAGGAAACATCACTGTTGCTTCCTATGATGTCACTTCTACTGCATCCAAAGATCTAGCAAAGATCATTTCGATCCTGCGCCAGGAGAACCACTTCGTCACGAAGCTCACTGTTCGACAGCTCGTTGGTTTTGGACGTTTTCCATACAGCAAGGGCCGATTGACTGAAGAAGATGAAGTAATCATCTCTCGTTATATCGACTTCCTGAATCTCACGGAACTCGAAGATCGCTATCTCGATCAGCTATCCGGCGGCCAGCGCCAGCGCGCTTATGTTGCGATGGTGCTGTGCCAAGAGACGGACTACGTGCTTCTCGACGAACCCCTTAACAATCTTGATATCGCGCACTCGGTAGAGATGATGAAACATCTTGAAAATGCTGCGGCCCAATTCGGACGCACCATCATTGTGGTTCTTCACGACATCAACTTCGCTGCTCGTTACGCCGACTACATCGTGGCGGTAAAGCACGGAAAGATTGAAAAAGAGGGAACACCCGAAGAAATCATGAAAGATGACATTCTCTCTGAAATCTTCAATACACCGATCGAGGTTATAGAAGGTCCATACGGAAAGATTGCTTGTTATCACTAG
- a CDS encoding pyridoxal phosphate-dependent aminotransferase gives MSNDFVVSRLQSFGETIFATMTQRAVEAGAINLGQGFPDEDGPRRMLEVASEQILGGNNQYSAGRGDALLRSVVAKDHLTRFGLAYNPNTEVLITVGATEAITATVLGLVEPGDEVIVLEPYYDAYAAAIALAGATRVAVPLAEVDNSWDVDVEKLHQAVTKKTKMIIVNSPHNPTGSVFSKKALKEVAGIARAYDLLVLSDEVYEHLVFDGRKHVSVAKLPGMWDRTITVSSAAKSFNVTGWKTGWALAPEPLLEAVLKAKQFMSYVGATPFQPAVAHAVEHEQQWVEQMRAGMEVKRDILRTALDAAGLHTHESRGTYFIVADIGDRDGAEFCFDLIDKVGVAAIPVQSFVDNQSEWSSKVRFAFCKKEETLREAAKRLKGLKDL, from the coding sequence ATGAGTAATGATTTCGTCGTTTCCCGGCTGCAGTCTTTTGGAGAAACGATCTTTGCCACCATGACCCAACGAGCTGTTGAAGCAGGTGCAATTAATCTTGGGCAAGGTTTTCCGGATGAGGATGGGCCTCGTCGGATGCTGGAGGTTGCTTCGGAGCAGATCCTCGGGGGAAATAATCAGTATTCGGCAGGGCGTGGGGATGCGTTGCTGCGGAGCGTGGTAGCGAAGGATCATCTGACTCGTTTTGGTTTGGCGTACAACCCAAATACAGAAGTGCTCATTACTGTGGGTGCCACTGAGGCTATTACTGCGACTGTGCTGGGGTTGGTGGAGCCAGGCGATGAGGTTATCGTTCTGGAGCCTTATTATGATGCTTATGCAGCTGCCATTGCTCTGGCTGGTGCTACACGTGTAGCGGTGCCTTTGGCGGAGGTAGATAACTCGTGGGATGTGGATGTAGAAAAGCTGCATCAGGCGGTGACGAAGAAGACGAAGATGATTATCGTGAATTCGCCGCATAATCCTACGGGTTCGGTTTTTTCTAAGAAGGCTTTGAAGGAAGTCGCTGGCATTGCTCGGGCGTATGACTTGTTGGTGCTTTCCGATGAAGTGTATGAGCACTTGGTGTTTGACGGTAGGAAGCACGTAAGCGTCGCAAAGCTGCCTGGTATGTGGGATCGAACCATAACGGTGTCTTCGGCGGCTAAGTCTTTTAATGTCACCGGTTGGAAGACGGGGTGGGCGTTGGCGCCTGAGCCTTTATTGGAGGCGGTGCTGAAGGCTAAGCAGTTTATGTCTTATGTTGGTGCGACGCCGTTTCAACCTGCGGTGGCGCATGCGGTTGAGCATGAGCAGCAGTGGGTGGAGCAGATGCGTGCCGGCATGGAGGTTAAGCGCGATATTTTGCGTACTGCCCTGGATGCGGCAGGTCTGCATACTCATGAGAGTAGGGGTACGTATTTCATCGTTGCAGATATTGGTGATCGTGATGGCGCTGAGTTTTGCTTTGATTTGATTGACAAAGTGGGCGTTGCTGCAATTCCGGTGCAGTCTTTTGTGGATAATCAAAGCGAGTGGTCATCGAAGGTACGTTTTGCTTTTTGTAAAAAAGAAGAGACGCTCCGCGAAGCCGCGAAACGTCTCAAGGGTTTGAAGGATTTATAG
- a CDS encoding DUF3239 domain-containing protein, with protein sequence MHNFSFDVDESYAKKNNEILRDAKRLQISALCLGLILVAGAVALYLFSNGAVWMWMIAIVMVFLALLSFIMIPVIPRQMGNAQTLYDNYELAPAIIAEVNPRDVLLLALVNRSADPSMKPEWALATRTIVRVGAHQRRLGERIPSVAVTGRRTVKDQNHWDEISPMPITWGTTDKDVIRSAEKTIPHELWAKLEKNRNKLDEVKKTPNNLFKL encoded by the coding sequence GTGCACAACTTCTCCTTTGACGTAGACGAATCCTACGCCAAGAAGAACAACGAAATCCTCCGCGACGCCAAAAGGCTACAGATCTCCGCGCTGTGCCTCGGTTTAATTCTCGTGGCAGGAGCCGTAGCTCTTTACCTCTTCTCCAATGGTGCCGTCTGGATGTGGATGATCGCCATCGTCATGGTGTTCCTCGCATTACTCAGCTTCATCATGATCCCCGTCATCCCCCGTCAAATGGGCAATGCACAAACACTCTATGACAACTACGAACTCGCCCCAGCGATCATCGCCGAAGTTAATCCCCGCGATGTCCTCCTCTTGGCACTAGTAAACCGCAGCGCAGACCCATCTATGAAACCCGAATGGGCACTAGCTACCCGCACCATCGTCCGAGTTGGAGCACACCAACGACGCCTCGGTGAAAGAATCCCCTCAGTAGCAGTTACTGGCCGACGCACCGTCAAAGACCAGAACCACTGGGATGAAATCAGCCCAATGCCCATCACCTGGGGAACCACCGACAAAGACGTCATCCGCAGCGCAGAGAAAACAATCCCTCACGAGCTCTGGGCAAAACTAGAAAAAAACCGCAACAAGTTGGATGAAGTTAAGAAAACCCCCAACAACTTGTTCAAACTATAA
- a CDS encoding DNA repair helicase XPB, with the protein MAFGDGPLIVQSDKTVLLEIDHPLAGEARIALAPFAELERAPEHIHTYRITPLALWNARAAGHDAEQVVDMLERFSRFPVPQALLIDIAETMSRYGRVRLHRHPAHGLILESAEPAILVEISRHKKITPMLGAKVDAETVIVHPSERGRLKQELLKIGWPAEDLAGYVDGESHPIGLSTELEEWSLRDYQQMAADSFWEGGSGVVVLPCGAGKTMVGAASMAKAQATTLILVTNTVAGRQWKDELLRRTTLTEEEIGEYSGERKEIRPVTIATYQVVTRRTKGEYKALELFDSRDWGLIIYDEVHLLPAPVFRMTSDLQSRRRLGLTATLVREDGREGDVFSLIGPKRYDAPWKDLESQGFIATADCVEIRSTMTDAERMVYATAESADRYRLAASAHTKVAVVRKVLEQHVGKPTLIIGAYLDQLEELGKEFDAPVIDGKTPNKKREILFDQFRAGELSVLVVSKVANFSIDLPEASVAIQVSGTFGSRQEEAQRLGRLLRPKHDGSEAHFYSIVSRDTLDTDYAAHRQRFLAEQGYAYRIMDADDLLFPLPKKEEL; encoded by the coding sequence GTGGCTTTTGGCGATGGACCCTTAATCGTCCAATCCGATAAAACTGTCCTGCTAGAAATTGATCACCCGTTGGCAGGTGAAGCACGCATCGCACTCGCACCTTTTGCAGAGCTCGAGCGTGCACCTGAACATATCCACACCTACCGCATCACTCCCCTAGCGTTATGGAATGCGCGCGCCGCAGGCCATGACGCTGAGCAAGTGGTGGATATGCTGGAGCGTTTTTCACGCTTCCCAGTTCCGCAGGCATTGCTCATTGACATCGCAGAAACCATGTCTCGCTATGGTCGCGTCCGTCTCCACCGCCACCCAGCTCATGGTTTGATCCTGGAATCCGCAGAACCAGCCATCTTGGTGGAAATCTCCAGACACAAAAAGATCACACCCATGCTGGGCGCAAAAGTAGATGCAGAAACTGTCATCGTGCACCCATCAGAGCGTGGGCGACTCAAACAAGAGCTACTCAAAATCGGTTGGCCGGCAGAAGATCTCGCTGGATACGTCGACGGTGAATCCCACCCCATCGGGCTCTCCACCGAATTGGAGGAGTGGTCACTGCGCGATTATCAGCAAATGGCCGCAGATTCCTTCTGGGAAGGCGGATCCGGCGTCGTGGTTCTGCCCTGCGGTGCAGGAAAAACCATGGTTGGTGCTGCCTCCATGGCAAAAGCACAAGCAACCACGCTGATCCTTGTCACCAACACGGTGGCCGGCAGGCAATGGAAAGATGAACTGCTGCGTCGCACCACACTCACCGAAGAAGAAATCGGTGAGTACTCCGGTGAACGCAAAGAAATCCGCCCCGTCACCATCGCCACCTACCAAGTGGTAACCAGACGCACCAAAGGTGAATACAAAGCCCTCGAGCTTTTTGATTCCCGTGACTGGGGTCTGATCATCTACGACGAAGTCCATCTCCTCCCCGCACCAGTGTTCCGCATGACCTCTGATCTGCAATCACGACGCCGTCTTGGCCTCACCGCAACATTGGTGCGTGAAGATGGCCGCGAAGGTGATGTATTCAGCCTCATCGGCCCTAAACGCTACGATGCGCCTTGGAAAGATCTAGAATCTCAAGGGTTCATCGCCACCGCTGATTGCGTGGAAATTCGCTCTACCATGACTGATGCCGAAAGAATGGTGTACGCCACTGCTGAGTCAGCAGATCGCTATCGCCTGGCAGCTTCTGCCCACACAAAAGTTGCAGTGGTACGCAAAGTCCTGGAACAGCACGTGGGCAAACCAACTCTGATCATCGGTGCTTATCTAGATCAACTAGAAGAGCTGGGCAAAGAATTCGATGCACCTGTCATCGACGGCAAAACACCCAACAAAAAACGTGAAATACTCTTTGATCAATTCCGTGCCGGAGAACTCTCCGTGCTGGTGGTCTCCAAAGTGGCTAACTTTTCCATCGATCTGCCCGAAGCTTCCGTTGCCATCCAAGTTTCTGGCACCTTTGGCAGCAGACAAGAAGAAGCTCAACGATTAGGCCGACTGCTCCGCCCGAAACACGATGGCAGCGAAGCCCACTTCTACTCCATCGTCAGCCGCGATACCCTCGATACTGACTATGCGGCGCACCGTCAACGCTTCCTCGCTGAACAAGGCTATGCCTACCGCATCATGGATGCAGACGATCTCCTCTTCCCCCTACCCAAGAAAGAAGAACTCTAA
- a CDS encoding helicase-associated domain-containing protein, with protein sequence MKIDSPIPTLKGWLDTQSDDQLSIILKNRPDTVLPLPPNLGSLAARLQLRASVVRAVLKLNALELAVLEAAAKIGAELHPVAAPEVVEHVQNAFGEQTPSSQDCLNAISTLKNYALLYGDEQLMIAQETMSALPVHWTLLPELNDHGLSEEHVRESVDKLSERHRKLLGTLAASGGFGLTRDAAIDADPTRPIPQLLAAGLLARVDEQTVRLPALVRRVIEGREQLPAQVRPIPYSADPGADDTGIAAGLEVVRHMRLLIDALSHLPAPTLKVGALGVRVISRLSKELDLNEHDVARLCGLGVASGLLRRGVPDPLPTDDEGGDYIAPTPIADDWMEADLAAQLGTLMAGWWKQNFASWRVGEADEKDKPIHVLSKSSIIESLPDTRAKILSSLTRVSPDELHADLAFHYPLAASRMNPDTIAHVLEEASWIGAFAQGVTTAGQALVAGDDPAEVITAPAPVENFIVQGDFTIMVPGPLTPAMQKTMDSIAFLESSGLASVYRLSEKSIRHALDLGLTTPEILEFLSTHSLTELPQSVGYLLSDIARKHGTLRGGPALSYIRSDDPALLHSAVEAGVDVALRQIAPTVAIAQAPLLQVITVLRKAGFQPVAEDGEGASLNVAPAPARIPAAAPTPKPTVLDEGRVQAAVKAIKRENSAAQGTVSEQPTLAVLQAAVRGQKTVTLGFVDKQGIAVHRVVKPLTVNAGQVDAVDETTGAVHRFMLHRITEVIVDN encoded by the coding sequence ATGAAAATAGACTCCCCCATCCCCACCCTCAAGGGTTGGTTGGATACTCAAAGTGATGATCAGCTATCCATAATCTTAAAAAATCGACCTGATACAGTCCTCCCATTACCACCCAATTTGGGGTCTCTGGCTGCGCGTTTGCAGTTGCGAGCCTCGGTGGTTCGGGCTGTGCTAAAACTCAATGCACTAGAGCTTGCGGTATTGGAGGCAGCTGCCAAGATCGGCGCTGAGCTCCACCCGGTAGCTGCCCCCGAAGTGGTGGAACATGTGCAGAATGCTTTCGGTGAGCAGACTCCCTCATCTCAAGATTGCCTCAACGCGATTAGCACTCTCAAAAACTATGCGTTGTTGTATGGCGATGAGCAGCTCATGATTGCACAAGAAACAATGTCGGCGTTGCCTGTTCATTGGACGCTGCTTCCTGAACTAAACGATCATGGCCTTAGTGAAGAACACGTGAGGGAAAGCGTCGACAAGCTCTCTGAGCGACACCGCAAACTGCTGGGCACGCTGGCTGCTTCAGGCGGCTTCGGTCTGACGCGCGATGCGGCGATTGATGCTGATCCGACGCGTCCGATCCCGCAGTTGCTTGCTGCGGGTCTTTTGGCGCGTGTGGATGAGCAGACGGTGCGCTTACCTGCGCTGGTACGGCGCGTCATCGAAGGCCGGGAGCAACTCCCCGCCCAGGTACGCCCGATTCCCTATTCCGCGGATCCAGGTGCCGATGACACCGGCATTGCAGCCGGCTTAGAGGTCGTGCGGCACATGCGCTTGCTTATCGACGCCCTAAGCCACCTTCCGGCACCCACATTAAAAGTGGGCGCTCTCGGCGTGCGTGTAATCTCTCGTTTAAGCAAAGAGCTTGATCTGAACGAGCACGATGTGGCGCGCCTCTGTGGTTTAGGTGTCGCAAGCGGGTTGCTTCGACGCGGTGTCCCAGATCCTTTGCCAACCGATGATGAAGGCGGAGATTATATTGCTCCCACGCCAATCGCTGATGATTGGATGGAAGCTGATCTCGCTGCGCAATTAGGCACATTGATGGCCGGTTGGTGGAAGCAGAATTTCGCTTCCTGGCGTGTGGGAGAAGCTGATGAAAAAGACAAACCAATCCATGTATTGAGTAAATCAAGCATCATCGAATCTCTACCTGATACACGAGCAAAGATTCTGAGCTCGCTCACTCGTGTCTCCCCCGATGAGCTGCATGCAGATTTAGCCTTTCATTATCCGCTCGCGGCAAGCCGAATGAACCCAGACACCATTGCCCACGTTCTTGAGGAGGCCAGCTGGATTGGTGCTTTTGCACAAGGCGTAACCACGGCTGGCCAGGCTCTGGTTGCTGGCGACGATCCAGCGGAAGTGATCACTGCACCTGCACCAGTGGAAAATTTCATCGTGCAAGGCGATTTCACCATTATGGTTCCAGGCCCGCTGACACCAGCCATGCAAAAGACCATGGATTCCATTGCCTTCTTGGAATCTTCTGGCTTAGCTTCCGTGTATCGCCTCAGTGAAAAATCTATCCGGCACGCTTTGGATCTTGGTCTCACGACTCCTGAAATTCTTGAGTTTCTGAGCACACATTCACTCACAGAGCTCCCACAATCTGTGGGCTATCTACTCAGTGATATCGCAAGAAAACACGGCACTTTGCGTGGTGGCCCAGCGTTGTCTTATATCCGCAGTGATGATCCTGCCTTGCTGCATTCCGCTGTCGAAGCCGGCGTTGATGTGGCTCTACGCCAGATCGCCCCAACAGTGGCCATCGCACAAGCTCCCTTGCTGCAGGTAATCACGGTGCTGCGCAAAGCAGGGTTCCAGCCTGTTGCCGAAGATGGCGAAGGTGCAAGCCTTAATGTCGCTCCAGCGCCAGCCCGTATTCCAGCAGCTGCACCTACGCCAAAGCCAACAGTATTAGATGAAGGCCGAGTACAGGCAGCGGTGAAAGCAATCAAACGCGAAAACTCCGCAGCCCAAGGAACTGTTTCTGAGCAACCAACACTCGCAGTACTACAAGCTGCCGTAAGAGGACAAAAAACAGTGACCCTAGGATTTGTAGATAAACAAGGAATCGCTGTACACCGCGTTGTTAAACCACTCACTGTCAATGCCGGACAGGTAGATGCCGTAGACGAAACCACCGGAGCCGTGCATCGTTTCATGTTGCACAGAATCACAGAAGTAATAGTGGATAACTAG
- the rpf1 gene encoding resuscitation-promoting factor Rpf1 has translation MGRHSVKTSSALTKIAASTIAFGAAATIMAPSASAAPDSDWDRLAQCESGGNWAINTGNGYHGGLQFSAGTWAAYGGQEFATYAYQATRAQQIAVAERTLAGQGWGAWPACSASLGLNSAPTQRNLSAPAPASAAPAAPVAAYNAPAANIAIGSTDLETINATYGAVTGTLSQYGIAVPAEVEAYYNSIVG, from the coding sequence ATGGGACGTCACTCAGTTAAGACCAGCTCAGCACTAACCAAGATCGCAGCTTCCACCATCGCTTTCGGTGCTGCTGCAACCATCATGGCTCCTTCCGCCTCCGCTGCACCAGATTCCGATTGGGATCGCCTGGCGCAGTGCGAGTCCGGTGGAAACTGGGCAATCAACACGGGCAACGGCTACCACGGTGGATTGCAGTTCTCCGCTGGCACCTGGGCTGCCTACGGTGGACAGGAATTCGCTACTTACGCTTACCAGGCAACCCGCGCCCAGCAGATCGCTGTTGCAGAGCGCACCTTGGCTGGCCAGGGCTGGGGCGCATGGCCTGCGTGCTCCGCTAGCCTTGGACTGAACTCAGCTCCAACCCAGCGTAATCTTTCCGCACCAGCTCCAGCATCTGCTGCTCCAGCTGCCCCTGTCGCGGCATACAATGCTCCAGCAGCCAACATTGCTATCGGCTCCACCGATCTGGAGACCATCAACGCTACCTACGGTGCAGTCACCGGTACCTTGTCTCAGTACGGCATTGCAGTCCCAGCTGAAGTTGAGGCTTATTACAACTCCATCGTTGGTTAA
- a CDS encoding cold-shock protein, translated as MPVGTVKWYDAERGFGFVSNPGGEDCFVGKQVLPKGVTELSKGQRIDFDFVAGRKGPQALRVRVLETPRRRPQRKYKPEELNGMISDLITLLESGVQPGLANGQYPEHKSGAQVAEILRVVAKELES; from the coding sequence GTGCCTGTCGGAACGGTTAAGTGGTACGACGCAGAGCGTGGTTTCGGCTTTGTCTCCAATCCAGGTGGTGAAGATTGCTTCGTTGGCAAGCAAGTTCTTCCCAAAGGAGTCACCGAATTAAGCAAGGGACAACGGATCGATTTTGATTTTGTTGCAGGCCGTAAAGGCCCCCAAGCACTTCGAGTGAGGGTTCTTGAAACTCCACGCAGGCGTCCACAGCGTAAATACAAGCCAGAAGAGCTCAATGGAATGATCTCGGACCTCATCACGCTTCTTGAAAGCGGTGTGCAACCGGGGCTAGCTAATGGGCAATACCCAGAACATAAATCTGGAGCACAGGTAGCAGAAATTCTTCGCGTTGTTGCGAAAGAGCTCGAATCCTAA
- a CDS encoding DUF2771 domain-containing protein, giving the protein MASRKTKRKNLIQILSLIVAVVLVVIVSVMFQQWWNNRPEPLPQNISIAASAPAGEVEVFPFSLCEPGVECEENDIPTLDVGADEELHLSIPETIHDHDWYLLTIYDDPTANDEFYHTSYDATEATVPGSVDPTQEGGERPRLVVVEISSVMIGQDENGEEAPYTVTWSLSTMSEPEN; this is encoded by the coding sequence ATGGCAAGCCGGAAGACCAAGCGTAAAAATCTCATTCAGATTCTCAGCCTCATTGTTGCAGTGGTGTTGGTGGTGATTGTCTCGGTGATGTTCCAGCAATGGTGGAACAATCGCCCCGAGCCGCTCCCCCAGAACATCTCCATCGCAGCAAGTGCTCCAGCTGGTGAAGTGGAGGTGTTCCCTTTCAGCTTGTGCGAGCCAGGCGTGGAATGTGAAGAGAACGACATACCTACGCTTGACGTCGGTGCTGATGAAGAACTGCATTTAAGCATTCCGGAAACAATCCACGATCATGATTGGTATCTGCTGACGATCTACGATGACCCTACAGCCAATGATGAGTTCTATCACACCAGCTATGACGCTACCGAAGCTACTGTGCCCGGATCAGTTGATCCAACCCAGGAAGGTGGGGAACGTCCTCGTCTAGTAGTCGTGGAGATTTCTTCTGTGATGATTGGTCAAGATGAAAATGGTGAAGAAGCTCCCTACACCGTGACGTGGTCTCTATCAACGATGAGTGAACCTGAAAACTAG
- a CDS encoding glutaminyl-peptide cyclotransferase translates to MKKLATLTLLSSAALSSCTAPDTASDAAVERLVPEIISTHAFDATSFTQGLELDGDELIIGTGQYGGSRIYRSSIDGQETTSRPLDPEFFGEGITKHNAVVWQLTWNEGIAFKRDAQTLEELDRVSYEGEGWGICSTQDSLITSDGSSTLTFRDPETFAETGSVEVTLEGTPVQALNELECVDDAVYANIFLETDIMRIDPSRGEVTAVIDASGIDNNAAPDTNNVLNGIAHIPDSDRFYITGKRWPDLYEVRFVPAD, encoded by the coding sequence GTGAAAAAGCTTGCTACTTTAACCCTCCTCTCCAGCGCTGCGCTCTCTTCCTGTACTGCTCCCGATACTGCATCTGATGCGGCAGTCGAACGGCTAGTCCCAGAAATTATTTCCACTCATGCTTTTGATGCCACGTCCTTTACTCAAGGATTAGAGCTAGATGGCGATGAGCTCATTATCGGAACTGGACAATACGGTGGCTCGCGCATCTACCGCAGTTCCATCGATGGCCAAGAAACCACCTCTCGACCGCTTGATCCAGAGTTTTTCGGAGAGGGCATCACAAAACACAATGCTGTGGTGTGGCAATTGACCTGGAATGAAGGCATTGCTTTCAAACGCGATGCACAGACTCTAGAAGAATTAGATCGGGTCAGCTACGAAGGTGAAGGCTGGGGCATCTGCTCTACTCAAGATTCCCTTATTACTTCAGATGGCAGTTCCACCTTGACGTTTAGAGATCCGGAAACATTTGCAGAAACCGGATCTGTCGAAGTCACTCTTGAAGGCACACCGGTACAGGCCTTGAATGAACTCGAATGCGTAGATGATGCAGTCTACGCAAATATTTTCCTCGAAACAGACATCATGCGTATCGACCCCTCACGGGGAGAAGTCACCGCAGTGATTGATGCCTCAGGAATTGATAATAATGCTGCCCCGGATACAAATAATGTGCTCAACGGTATTGCGCATATCCCAGATTCGGATCGTTTTTATATCACCGGCAAGCGTTGGCCAGACCTCTATGAGGTCAGATTCGTTCCGGCTGACTAG
- a CDS encoding aminotransferase class IV, translating to MVTTSFLMVDGNIRNLQGHIDRLEKAAPTAPQFRERIIAQLREAPGSVQASVTIENNHYNVELRPPRKLNAHVTVDAHGHRDERRHPNIKGLDHAWQNTATANSRRQGADDGLLVDESGQVIMAIGASLLAIKGDTVFHSTHPRSLPSVLEAPVVEYLQAQGCHAKPRPQGFNINDLRSSEVWLVDSLSGIRQVVAWVEYGSKFPVSEIRPVASFVPTFSEVNDHLWKNAQQI from the coding sequence GTGGTGACCACAAGTTTTCTCATGGTTGACGGTAATATCCGCAACCTCCAGGGCCACATTGATCGCCTCGAAAAGGCGGCCCCCACAGCACCGCAATTCCGCGAGCGCATCATCGCACAATTACGGGAAGCTCCAGGCAGTGTGCAGGCTTCCGTCACGATTGAAAACAATCACTATAACGTCGAGCTGCGCCCGCCTCGCAAGCTCAATGCGCACGTCACTGTCGATGCCCACGGGCACCGCGATGAACGCCGGCACCCAAATATTAAAGGCCTAGATCATGCGTGGCAGAACACCGCCACCGCAAACAGCCGCCGCCAGGGCGCAGATGATGGCTTGCTTGTCGACGAATCCGGCCAGGTGATCATGGCAATCGGCGCTTCCCTTTTGGCAATCAAGGGAGACACCGTGTTTCATTCCACACATCCCCGCTCTTTACCTTCGGTGCTAGAAGCACCTGTTGTGGAATATTTGCAGGCCCAAGGCTGCCATGCCAAGCCTCGCCCACAGGGATTTAATATCAATGATCTGCGTTCTTCCGAAGTATGGCTGGTTGATTCCCTGTCGGGAATCCGCCAAGTTGTCGCTTGGGTGGAATACGGCTCCAAGTTCCCAGTGTCAGAAATACGTCCAGTTGCATCATTCGTACCGACTTTTTCCGAAGTCAATGACCACCTCTGGAAGAACGCACAACAAATCTAA